Proteins encoded by one window of Ascochyta rabiei chromosome 1, complete sequence:
- a CDS encoding GINS complex subunit has product MDIDDLLAEVAVNSTPQESRDLQELTRAWVAERTAPEILTWPEDLMDRVLERIRRQIELVEEQTGSMDPKTNFKLIVIQTELERFKFLVRSFLRARLKKIDQHPLHIRVQHTASLDALQPLLSPAELQYLTSHQALLSQHYTASFLSQFPASLQRLDDTTGGISMVDRPDEDKAVFVRALRDIGTVFIEGTDRRLQVKRGDVWVVRWSAVKKWAVGSGTGDVELI; this is encoded by the exons ATGGATATCGACGACCTCCTCGCCGAGGTCGCAGTCAACTCGACGCCGCAGGAATCGCGCGACTTGCAGGAGCTGACGCGGGCGTGGGTTGCGGAGCGCACGGCGCCTGAGATTCTGACGTGGCCCGAGGACTTGATGGATAGGGTACTGGAGCGGATTAGACGGCAG ATTGAGCTTGTCGAAGAGCAGACGGGCAGTATGGATCCGAAAACGAATTTCAAGCTCATCGTCATCCAGACGGAACTCGAGCGGTTCAAGTTCCTGGTCCGGAGTTTCCTGCGCGCGCGGCTGAAGAAG ATCGACCAACACCCGCTGCACATCCGCGTCCAACACACGGCGTCGCTCGATGCTCTGCAGCCCCTTCTCTCGCCCGCTGAACTGCAATATCTCACATCGCATCAAGCGCTCCTCTCGCAACACTACACTGCCTCGTTTTTGTCGCAGTTCCCAGCATCGTTGCAGCGGTTGGACGATACAACGGGTGGCATCAGCATGGTAGACAGGCCGGACGAAGACAAAGCCGTGTTCGTACGAGCGCTGCGGGACATTGGGACCGTGTTCATAGAAGGCACGGACCGCCGACTGCAGGTCAAGAGGGGCGATGTATGGGTAGTTCGATGGAGTGCGGTGAAGAAGTGGGCAGTGGGAAGTGGGACGGGTGACGTAGAGCTCATCTGA
- a CDS encoding Replication factor A protein 1: MAEQAITQGAIKSIFEPSGCFVEHPVLQCVQIKTMEPKAGDANPVQRFRVVLSDVRNFIQTMIATTANEIVTSGRLKKGSIVRLLKYNPQQVKDKNILIIMELDVLEQYGELEKIGQPEALDTKPKQQPAAISGNNFYGNKPAPAPAPAPQQQQRSLPVHQSNPSTSTHPHLYPIESLSPYAHKWTIRARCTHKGEMKEWHNAKGTGKLFSVNLLDDTGEIRATAFTEVAERLYPIFEEGVVYYISAPCRVTLAKKQFSNLPNDYELQFERDTEVEKAEDQDNKPQIRFNFTKIGELNSVEKDTTIDTIGVLKEVGEVTTITSKNTNKDFSKRELTLADDSQTSVRLTIWGKTAESFEAPLESIVAFKGVKVSDFGGRSLSLLSSGSMMLDPDIDEAHKLRGWFNAVGQNATFSTHQSLAPASGGSKNDSKIISQVIEEEGYLQDTPTYMSIRASVVYVKNTTVAYPACSTPNCNKKVIEENPGSWWCEKCQTSFPEPTYRYVLSVNVADHTGTLWLSCFDEAAQLIVGMSANEVMKIKEADEENNTTGNFLNIMQDATCKTFNFRVRAKMETYQDQPKPRYQVLNIYPLNYAQEANKLAQLIKQYDMDDNSLFVN, from the exons ATGGCAGAACAGGCGATCACACAGGGTGCTATCAA GAGCATCTTTGAGCCCAGCGGTTGCTTCGTGGAGCACCCGGTCTTGCAATGCGTGCAAATAAAGACGATGGAGCCAAAGGCTGGCGACGCGAACCCGGTGCAGCGCTTCCGTGTTGTTTTGAGTGATGTCCGCAACTTCATCCAGACAATGATCGCGACCA CTGCGAACGAGATTGTTACCTCTGGCAGGCTCAAGAAGGGTTCAATAGTACGCCTGCTGAAGTACAACCCCCAGCAGGTCAAGGACAAGAA CATCCTGATCATCATGGAGCTCGATGTCCTCGAGCAATACGGCGAGCTCGAAAAGATCGGTCAGCCCGAGGCACTCGACACAAAGCCCAAGCAACAGCCTGCTGCCATTTCAGGCAATAACTTCTACGGCAACAAGCCtgcacccgcacccgcacccgcaccccAGCAACAGCAAAGGTCGCTTCCCGTGCACCAGAGCAACCCGAGCACATCCACACATCCCCACTTATACCCGATCGAGTCTCTCTCCCCTTACGCGCACAAGTGGACAATCCGTGCCCGATGCACACACAAAGGTGAGATGAAGGAGTGGCACAACGCCAAGGGCACCGGCAAGCTTTTTAGTGTGAACCTGCTGGACGACACCGGCGAGATCCGTGCAACAGCCTTCACTGAAGTCGCGGAGAGGCTGTATCCAATCTTCGAGGAAGGTGTGGTATACTACATCTCCGCACCCTGCAGAGTCACACTCGCAAAGAAGCAGTTCTCGAACCTGCCAAACGATTATGAACTGCAATTCGAGCGCGACACTGAAGTCGAGAAGGCAGAAGACCAGGACAACAAGCCCCAGATTCGTTTCAACTTCACCAAGATTGGTGAGCTCAACTCTGTCGAGAAAGACACCACTATCGATACCATTGGTGTACTCAAGGAGGTTGGTGAGGTGACTACGATAACGTCGAAGAACACCAACAAAGATTTCTCCAAGCGAGAACTGACTCTCGCTGATGACAGTCAAACGTCAGTGCGACTCACAATCTGGGGCAAGACAGCAGAGAGCTTCGAAGCCCCACTCGAGTCGATCGTTGCTTTCAAGGGCGTCAAGGTCTCCGATTTTGGTGGCCGAAGTCTGAGTCTTCTAAGCTCTGGCTCCATGATGCTTGATCCCGACATCGATGAGGCACATAAGCTGCGAGGGTGGTTCAATGCTGTCGGCCAGAACGCAACCTTCTCCACCCATCAGAGTCTGGCACCAGCTTCTGGCGGCTCAAAGAACGACAGCAAGATCATCTCTCAAGTCATCGAAGAAGAGGGCTACCTCCAAGACACACCAACATATATGAGCATACGAGCTTCTGTTGTGTACGTAAAGAACACGACTGTCGCATACCCTGCATGCTCAACACCAAACTGCAACAAGAAAGTCATCGAGGAGAATCCTGGTTCCTGGTGGTGTGAGAAGTGTCAGACATCGTTCCCGGAACCAACATACCGCTATGTACTCAGCGTCAACGTTGCAGACCACACTGGCACACTGTGGTTGAGCTGCTTTGACGAAGCCGCACAGTTGATTGTTGGGATGTCCGCCAACGAAGTGATGAAGATCAAAGAGGCAGACGAGGAAAACAATACCACAGGGAACTTCCTGAACATCATGCAAGACGCTACCTGCAAGACCTTCAATTTCAGAGTTCGGGCGAAGATGGAGACATACCAGGACCAGCCCAA GCCTCGTTACCAAGTGCTAAACATCTACCCACTCAACTACGCCCAGGAGGCCAACAAGCTCGCACAACTCATCAAGCAGTACGACATGGACGACAACAGCCTGTTCGTGAACTAG
- a CDS encoding Protein-tyrosine-phosphatase, giving the protein MEMSSPLAAMHPPAAIPGPWGYRRDLPPSKPLFGAHALGPKNFNFRDMSMRKGGMDYFAIQPMRGSSPTASLAADMSSNLHVDQSPQLATPRRSLFTSSLFQQVDAQAAEGVTTPPVRWEGVTTPPIPDSSPSFVPDSMDISPLPHKAPFHYITLPSPSPEVMHGDGDDMLSPSELPQLSANNFDIPRPSSAADRKKSILLRPSLSRTKNFSTNTVSFKQQEQQPCPPFRFGAGCDGFGNIGNTSSPSLDECFAPSPPQERRPCSNGSLFASSKAKPFPFGSNLQSRNNGSPLAAIRKQSAAHSRPRPSKMRRSLSMFEHPGDVMNAKQDGDESHSPSGLSSVMDTEESPLLKLPHFTPSEPESLPRIDHATLIQVLDGVYDDMYDEKAIIDCRFEYEYNGGHIEGAVNFCDKEQLAERLFSTPSTTNTLLILHCEYSAHRAPLMAKFVRSQDRKENAHRYPALHYPEVYILDGGYSSFYHSNSTRCFPQNYLRMDAKEHEQSCERGLNKLRQRSKLNRAHTFAIGQHSCQMEDSPTALGRSKSGGNIFTLGDDSPNVGRIGASRRMASY; this is encoded by the exons ATGGAGATGTCGTCGCCACTAGCAGCCATGCACCCGCCTGCCGCCATTCCTGGCCCGTGGGGCTACAGACGCGACCTGCCGCCCTCGAAGCCTTTGTTTGGCGCCCACGCTCTGGGCCCAAAGAACTTCAACTTCAGAGACATGAGCATGAGGAAGGGAGGCATGGACTACTTCGCCATCCAGCCAATGAGGGGCTCGTCGCCCACCGCAAGTCTGGCCGCCGACATGTCGTCCAATCTGCATGTCGACCAGAG CCCTCAGCTTGCTACGCCCCGTCGGTCGCTATTTACGTCGAGTCTGTTTCAGCAGGTCGATGCCCAGG cagcagaaggcgTCACCACCCCTCCTGTCAGATGGGAAGGTGTCACCACACCACCGATTCCCGATTCCTCGCCCAGCTTCGTGCCTGACTCGATGGACATCTCGCCTCTGCCTCACAAGGCCCCCTTCCACTACATCACACTGCCCTCGCCTTCTCCCGAGGTAATGCACGGCGACGGAGACGACATGCTTTCCCCCAGCGAACTGCCGCAACTCTCTGCGAACAACTTCGATATCCCACGACCAAGCTCTGCTGCCGA CCGCAAGAAGTCCATCCTCCTCCGGCCTTCTCTCTCACGCACCAAGAACTTCTCGACCAACACGGTATCCTTCAagcagcaggagcagcagCCGTGCCCTCCGTTCAGGTTTGGTGCTGGCTGTGACGGCTTTGGCAACATTGGCAACACATCTTCCCCCAGCCTTGACGAGTGCTTCGCCCCATCACCACCCCAAGAACGCCGCCCGTGCTCTAATGGATCGCTCTTCGCGTCATCAAAAGCCAAGCCCTTCCCCTTTGGCTCCAATCTGCAGTCTCGCAACAACGGCTCACCCCTTGCTGCCATCAGGAAACAAAGTGCCGCCCACTCGCGCCCTCGACCCAGTAAGATGAGGAGATCGCTGAGCATGTTTGAGCATCCTGGCGACGTGATGAATGCAAAGCAAGACGGTGACGAGTCTCACTCCCCCTCTGGCTTGTCGTCTGTGATGGATACAGAAGAGTCCCCTTTGCTCAAGCTGCCTCACTTCACTCCCTCCGAGCCTGAGAGTCTTCCCCGCATTGACCATGCCACACTCATCCAAGTGCTTGACGGTGTTTACGATGACATGTACGACGAGAAGGCCATCATCGATTGCCGTTTCGAGTATGAGTACAACGGTGGACACATCGAAGGCGCAGTGAACTTTTGTGACAAGGAGCAACTGGCGGAACGTCTCTTCTCTACTCCCTCAACCACCAACACCCTCCTCATCCTCCACTGTGAATACTCTGCGCATCGCGCTCCTCTTAT GGCTAAGTTTGTGCGCTCGCAAGATCGCAAGGAGAATGCGCACCGCTACCCTGCACTGCACTACCCTGAGGTCTACATCCTTGATGGTGGTTACAGCTCTTTCTACCACTCTAATTCGACTCGGTGCTTCCCGCAGAACTATCTTCGGATGGACGCCAAGGAGCACGAGCAATCCTGCGAACGCGGTCTGAACAAGCTTCGACAACGCTCAAAGCTCAACCGCGCGCACACATTTGCAATTGGCCAACACTCTTGCCAGATGGAAGACAGCCCCACGGCTCTCGGCCGGTCAAAGAGTGGAGGCAACATTTTCACGCTTGGCGACGACTCTCCCAACGTTGGACGAATAGGCGCTTCGCGTCGCATGGCCTCGTACTGA
- a CDS encoding NADPH:quinone reductase has protein sequence MGDTMKAVDVKNGKGPIDALHITDIPKPQLGKSQALVKVKAFGLNRMDLFQREGKYPVPPGASKILGVEFSGTIAELSAEGGGKEGFKEGDEVFGLAYGGAYAEYIAVSTHMLVRKPKELTWGQCAGIPETWITATQAMYLVGKYSAGKSILWHAAASSVSIAGIQLSLADQASAVYATARQDAKCDFAVKELGATAAFNTTTQDWADEVLKATDGKGVDIIVDFVGASYFQNNLKAVAKDGVIVNLGFMGGTQVPEGTDISAFIMKRCTFVGSSLRSRDEDYQGKLRDQLVEHALPKFKDGSFKLFIEKVLPWEQIQDAHRLMEENKTKGKVICTIS, from the exons ATGGGTGACACAATGAAGGCAGTAG ATGTCAAAAACGGCAAGGGCCCAATTGATGCCCTTCACATCACCGACATTCCCAAGCCCCAGCTCGGAAAGTCGCAAGCCCTCGTCAAGGTGAAGGCGTTCGGCCTGAACCGCATGGATCTCTTCCAGCGCGAGGGCAAATACCCTGTACCACCTGGTGCCTCCAAAATTCTCGGTGTCGAGTTTTCCGGTACCATCGCCGAGCTGAGTGCAGAGGGTGGCGGCAAGGAGGGTTTCAAGGAGGGAGATGAGGTGTTCGGACTCGCATATGGTGGTGCGTACGCAGAGTACATTGCTGTGTCCACACACATGCTTGTCAGGAAGCCGAAGGAGTTGACTTGGGGGCAGTGCGCCGGTATTCCTGAG ACGTGGATAACAGCCACCCAAGCCATGTACCTTGTCGGCAAGTACTCGGCCGGCAAGTCCATCCTTTGGCACGCCGCAGCATCTTCCGTCTCAATCGCCGGTATCCAGCTCTCGCTCGCCGACCAAGCCTCCGCCGTCTACGCAACCGCCCGTCAGGACGCAAAGTGCGACTTCGCCGTCAAAGAGCTCGGAGCGACCGCGGCATTCAACACTACCACGCAAGACTGGGCAGATGAAGTCCTGAAAGCAACCGACGGGAAGGGCGTAGACATCATCGTCGACTTTGTCGGCGCAAGCTACTTCCAGAACAACCTCAAGGCCGTAGCCAAGGACGGTGTCATTGTCAACCTGGGCTTCATGGGCGGCACCCAGGTTCCCGAGGGAACTGACATCAGCGCGTTCATCATGAAGAGGTGCACATTCGTCGGCAGCAGTCTGAGGAGCAGGGACGAGGACTACCAAGGCAAGCTGAGGGATCAGCTCGTAGAACATGCGCTGCCGAAGTTCAAAGATGGGTCGTTCAAGCTGTTCATCGAGAAGGTACTGCCGTGGGAGCAGATCCAGGATGCTCATCGCTTGATGGAGGAGAACAAGACCAAGGGCAAGGTCATCTGTACCATCTCTTAG
- a CDS encoding Methylene-fatty-acyl-phospholipid synthase codes for MLSRRIFRQLTDSVLLESSLLPKRSFCPVAVCVSCSFGGRATAPRARHASSSSTRWKTRQGNDHFAREARVQGLKSRAAFKLLELNEKHKLFKPGQTVVDLGFAPGSWSQVAVNRTTPDGRVIGIDLIPAQPPRGVSTIQGNFLSPAIQDEVRAYVRDPNLGRPRKQTISEEPGGLTEEQMDEIERGYIDIERQARMEGVEMEQLRQPTEGSESVPDAKRSLKERDAREGRVVDVVLSDMSEPWDQVAGLYKKSLSDPYFRMMNTSGNPFRDHAGSMDLCMAALTFSFDTLKTGGHFLCKFYQGSEEKAFETKLKRLFAKVSREKPESSRSASKEAYFVALRRKETVTREEVFRE; via the exons ATGCTTTCACGACGGATATTTCGGCAGCTTACAGACAGCGTCCTCCTGGAATCGAGCTTGCTGCCAAAGAGGTCATTTTGTCCTGTCGCAGTATGCGTCTCTTGTTCCTTTGGTGGTCGAGCCACTGCGCCACGCGCTCGCCATGCATCCTCCTCGTCCACCAGATGGAAGACGCGTCAGGGCAACGACCACTTCGCACGTGAAGCTCGTGTGCAAGGACTGAAGAGCCGCGCTGCTTTCAAGCTGCTTGAG CTGAATGAGAAGCACAAGCTGTTTAAGCCTGGACAAACCGTTGTTGATCTT GGCTTTGCACCAGGGTCATGGTCCCAG GTCGCTGTGAATCGCACGACGCCCGATGGAAGAGTAATAGGCATCGACCTGATCCCGGCACAACCTCCACGAGGCGTATCTACGATACAGGGCAACTTTCTGTCTCCAGCGATCCAAGACGAAGTTCGAGCGTACGTCCGCGATCCCAACCTGGGCCGACCCCGCAAGCAAACCATCTCAGAGGAGCCGGGTGGCCTTACCGAGGAGCAAATGGACGAGATAGAGCGAGGATACATCGACATCGAAAGACAGGCTCGTATGGAAGGTGTTGAGATGGAGCAACTGCGGCAGCCAACAGAAGGATCAGAGAGCGTCCCAGATGCCAAGAGGTCTTTGAAGGAGCGAGATGCACGTGAAGGACGAGTCGTCGATGTGGTGCTTAGTGACATGTCAGAACCCTGGGACCAAGTCGCTGGCCTCTACAAGAAGAGCCTTAGTGACCCGTATTTTAGGATGATGAACACCAGCGGCAACCCTTTCAGAGATCACGCAGGCAGCATG GACCTGTGCATGGCTGCCTTGACGTTCTCGTTCGATACTTTGAAGACGGGTGGGCACTTCTTATGCAAGTTCTATCAAGGATCCGAGGAGAAGGCCTTCGAAACCAAGCTGAAGCGTTTGTTTGCAAAGGTGTCTCGCGAAAAGCCTGAGTCATCACGCAGC GCGTCAAAGGAGGCGTACTTTGTAGCGTTGCGGCGCAAGGAGACAGTCACAAGAGAGGAGGTTTTCCGTGAATGA
- a CDS encoding peroxisomal targeting signal 2 receptor — protein sequence MLEFRTQGYNGYSVKYSPFFDSRIAVASSANFGLVGNGRLYILGLTANGIVAEKWFDTQDSLFDIAWSEAHESQILTAGGDGSVKLFDINVAQFPVQSWTEHAREVFSVHWNLVSKDTFLSSSWDGTIKIWNPNHNASITTLPTHSCTYSAQFSPHAPSIVSSVSSDSHLRVFDLRTPASASNHLTLNIPIHTPPKPRMGAAAPVGVPPSEALTHDWNKYRDSIVATAGVDRLIRTFDIRMPGAGPIAVLPGHEYAVRRLTWSPHLSDILLSASYDMTCRVWTDGSAMGAGTMKQENMLDDPMVHGGGREMGRMGRHTEFVTGVDWCLFGAEGWCASTGWDERVMIWDARAIMR from the exons ATGTTGGAATTTCGAACGCAGGGTTACAATGGCTACAGCGTCAAGTACTCACCATTCTTCGATTCGCGCATAGCCGTAGCCAGCTCTGCAAACTTCGGACTCGTAGGGAATGGCAGACTCTACATTCTAGGCTTGACAGCGAACGGAATAGTCGCAGAGAAGTG GTTCGATACACAAGATTCGCTCTTCGACATCGCCTGGTCCGAAGCGCATGAGTCGCAAATCCTCACCGCAGGCGGCGACGGCTCTGTCAAGCTCTTCGACATCAACGTGGCGCAATTCCCCGTGCAGTCCTGGACCGAGCACGCGCGCGAGGTCTTCAGCGTGCACTGGAATCTAGTCTCCAAAGACACGTTCCTCTCCTCGTCCTGGGACGGCACAATCAAGATCTGGAACCCGAACCACAACGCCAGCATCACCACGCTGCCGACACATAGCTGCACGTACAGTGCGCAGTTCAGTCCGCACGCGCCGAGCATCGTAAGCAGCGTGAGCAGTGATAGTCACTTGAGGGTGTTTGACCTCAGGACGCCCGCGAGCGCCAGCAACCACCTCACGCTAAACATCCCAATACACACACCGCCGAAGCCGCGGATGGGTGCTGCAGCGCCCGTTGGCGTGCCGCCGAGCGAAGCACTAACACACGACTGGAACAAGTACCGGGACAGCATCGTCGCAACAGCCGGCGTGGACCGTCTGATACGGACTTTCGACATCAGAATGCCAGGGGCTGGGCCCATTGCCGTGCTGCCCGGCCACGAGTACGCTGTGCGGAGACTGACCTGGAGTCCGCACCTGTCCGACATACTGCTCAGCGCGAGTTACGACATGACGTGTCGCGTGTGGACAGACGGGAGCGCCATGGGCGCCGGCACAATGAAGCAGGAGAACATGCTGGATGATCCCATGGTGCACGGGGGCGGGCGAGAAATGGGTAGAATGGGGCGGCACACCGAGTTCGTCACTGGCGTCGACTGGTGTTTGTTTGGCGCTGAGGGCTGGTGCGCGAGCACGGGGTGGGACGAGAGAGTCATGATCTGGGATGCTAGAGCCATTATGCGATGA
- a CDS encoding DNA-directed DNA polymerase → MGSKNRKREREPVQAENVEEVPAKRRRQLNEEHLKLSKLYEDLAAESDEVRFEAAKQLIVKFSPESEPAAKDVETAMVRLIKGLCSQRKAARVGFSLTLTELLRQIFGGVKIEGLDHDVTSIVKMVDEKTEIEGNVPGRARRDHLIGKLFGYKAIMQSSVVIEPQLSMECWNKLLDHIYGMARDIPWLREECGMVLVEAVKSLKAQPQFEQCAEEAIKRLTPFKLVSTPQGVAVWLTVRASYEKVLPEGVWHQKDPLSRKERPRLAKLLKEDFHVDSESAKDEKAIKSAAANPNPTFAWDLVFGEILRRDEENKGSAKEPPKAEFPQLWIDIVDNNLFSTTSSHERKSWGFKLFSNMITRVPAWAVPALFSPNLMRTVINQSKKDDRFLHTAALAALKSVQSRVEQESSSALPILVALTTKHGIVEFDKVTKTKTLEQILLAADDNTLKKVVRHLKSATLRPETVEQSVADSRRQTIADLLINTVKLFRRYDQLSEDVFEGDNWLRSLLELLIEYAYFTPSADVKTSKVPLPPISEGSRTMFQERLSSCLTKLLGVDVGSRSSFASMIMDIIRSKKASTKTLEPVFKAEPKVFETVEKAFETLEKLSKKGSIAGNKMAAEGFVLLYSLTLLQVYNGDGDAIMMLDDLDASRKAMTKNKDSGEGTDAFVEIVLSFLGNPRTLFRRIGEEAFSIFASEIGSEGLQSLAEILDTEENLEGQKELFNQGDDDAEEAKSDDDSDDSEMDSDVEMIDSDVELVNGEAEDSDVDDVSGSASSSDDSSESDGEEDGEEDDAELTQFNNLLQMTLGTSKANMDGDGDDTSDDSDMDDEQMMALDPQLSKIFKQRSQVTSKKKDREDAKQNVVQFKSRVLDLLAIYLDKQYSNALTLEVLLPALRRTRASANKQLAEKSAKMLKTYFDTRSKHKAPLPKPEAVETAWAILKGIHEEAKNGGGAKVHADVCSNASLHVVKVLVGLDKANYAGIVDVYAETQKQWFADKKSPLQPSLFTQFQNWSMSAQKQGK, encoded by the exons ATGGGTAGCAAAAACCGTAAGAGAGAGCGCGAGCCCGTGCAGGCTGAAAATGTCGAAGAAGTACCCGCAAAACGCCGTAGACAGCTCAATGAAGAGCACCTGAAGCTCTCGAAGCTCTACGAGGATCTGGCCGCAGAATCCGACGAAGTTCGATTTGAGGCTGCCAAACAACTCATTGTGAAGTTCTCGCCCGAAAGCGAGCCAGCTGCGAAAGACGTGGAAACTGCAATGGTTCGTTTGATCAAGGGTCTCTGCAGCCAACGCAAAGCTGCCAGAGTTGGATTTTCGCTCACCCTTACCGAATTACTGCGACAAATATTTGGTGGCGTAAAGATTGAAGGTCTCGATCACGATGTTACGTCGATTGTCAAGATGGTGGACGAAAAAACTGAGATTGAGGGGAACGTGCCTGGACGA GCCCGGCGCGACCATCTGATCGGAAAGCTGTTTGGGTACAAAGCCATCATGCAATCGTCGGTAGTCATTGAACCGCAGCTTTCCATGGAATGCTGGAATAAGCTTCTAGACCATATCTATGGTATGGCACGCGACATACCCTGGCTGCGCGAAGAATGCGGGATGGTCCTTGTAGAGGCTGTGAAGAGTCTGAAAGCCCAGCCACAGTTCGAGCAATGCGCCGAAGAGGCAATCAAACGCCTGACCCCGTTCAAACTTGTCAGCACGCCACAGGGAGTCGCAGTATGGCTGACGGTTCGAGCGAGCTATGAAAAAGTTTTGCCAGAAGGCGTTTGGCACCAGAAAGATCCTCTATCAAGGAAGGAGCGTCCACGTCTAGCAAAGCTCCTAAAGGAGGATTTTCATGTCGACTCTGAGAGCGCGAAAGACGAAAAAGCTATCAAATCAGCTGCTGCCAACCCAAATCCCACCTTTGCGTGGGACCTGGTCTTTGGCGAGATACTTCGTAGAGATGAGGAGAACAAGGGCAGCGCCAAAGAGCCACCCAAAGCCGAGTTCCCTCAGTTATGGATCGACATTGTAGACA ACAACTTGTTTTCCACTACTTCGTCTCACGAGCGCAAGTCATGGGGCTTCAAACTCTTCAGCAACATGATCACACGGGTACCGGCGTGGGCTGTACCTGCGCTGTTCAGTCCGAATCTAATGAGGACAGTCATCAATCAGAGCAAAAAGGATGACAGATTTCTGCATACGGCAGCACTTGCCGCTCTCAAATCGGTGCAGTCAAGAGTTGAGCAAGAAAGCAGCTCTGCACTTCCAATCCTTGTTGCGCTTACTACAAAACATGGCATTGTCGAGTTCGACAAGGTCACTAAGACTAAGACGCTCGAACAGATTCTTCTCGCGGCAGACGACAATACCCTGAAGAAGGTTGTGCGACATCTGAAGTCTGCGACCCTTCGACCAGAGACTGTTGAGCAGAGCGTCGCAGACAGCCGTCGTCAGACTATCGCTGATCTTTTGATCAACACGGTGAAGCTGTTCAGACGCTACGATCAGCTTTCAGAAGATGTTTTCGAGGGCGACAACTGGCTTCGAAGTCTCCTTGAGCTCTTGATCGAATATGCGTACTTTACACCCTCTGCTGATGTGAAGACAAGCAAAGTACCTCTTCCTCCCATCAGCGAAGGAAGCAGGACCATGTTCCAGGAGCGTCTGTCTTCGTGTCTCACCAAGCTGCTAGGTGTTGATGTTGGCTCTCGATCCTCTTTCGCTTCAATGATCATGGATATCATCCGATCTAAGAAGGCATCTACCAAGACTTTGGAGCCAGTGTTCAAGGCGGAGCCAAAGGTCTTTGAGACGGTAGAGAAAGCCTTTGAGACATTGGAAAAATTGTCCAAAAAG GGATCGATTGCCGGTAACAAGATGGCTGCTGAAGGATTCGTACTTCTCTACTCGTTGACACTGTTGCAAGTCTACAACGGCGACGGCGATGCCATCATGATGCTCGATGATCTCGATGCTTCTCGCAAAGCAATGACAAAGAACAAGGACTCAGGTGAGGGGACTGACGCCTTTGTCGAGATCGTCCTGTCGTTCCTCGGTAACCCACGCACTTTGTTCCGCAGGATCGGAGAGGAGGCCTTCTCTATCTTTGCATCCGAGATTGGCTCGGAAGGGCTGCAGTCGCTTGCTGAGATCTTGGACACCGAGGAGAATCTCGAAGGGCAGAAAGAGCTGTTCAATCAAGGAGACGACGACGCCGAGGAGGCTAAATCCGATGATGACTCCGACGACTCGGAGATGGACTCGGATGTTGAAATGATCGACTCGGACGTTGAATTGGTCAACGGCGAAGCTGAAGACTCAGACGTTGATGATGTCTCTGGGTCAGCTTCCTCCTCGGACGACAGCAGTGAAAGCGACGGCGAAGAAGATGGCGAAGAAGATGACGCGGAGTTGACACAGTTCAACAATCTTCTCCAAATGACACTCGGTACATCGAAAGCCAACATGGACGGCGATGGAGATGACACCTCTGACGATTCCGACATGGACGACGAGCAAATGATGGCCCTTGATCCTCAGCTCAGCAAAATCTTCAAGCAGCGTAGCCAAGTTacaagcaagaagaaggaccGAGAAGATGCGAAACAAAACGTGGTCCAGTTCAAGTCGAGGGTTCTTGACCTCCTGGCAATCTATCTAGATAAGCAGTACTCCAACGCACTCACGCTAGAGGTCCTTCTTCCAGCACTACGCCGCACGCGTGCCAGCGCCAACAAGCAGCTAGCGGAGAAGAGCGCTAAGATGCTGAAGACGTACTTCGACACACGCTCGAAACACAAGGCTCCCCTCCCAAAACCAGAAGCTGTTGAGACAGCATGGGCAATCTTGAAAGGCATCCACGAGGAAGCGAAGAACGGCGGTGGCGCCAAGGTCCATGCAGACGTCTGCAGCAACGCCAGCTTGCACGTTGTCAAGGTACTCGTGGGTCTTGACAAGGCCAACTACGCTGGGATCGTTGATGTGTATGCTGAGACACAGAAGCAGTGGTTCGCGGATAAGAAATCACCACTTCAGCCATCGTTATTTACCCAATTTCAGAACTGGTCAATGAGCGCCCAGAAGCAGGGCAAATAG